A genome region from Mercenaria mercenaria strain notata chromosome 11, MADL_Memer_1, whole genome shotgun sequence includes the following:
- the LOC128546715 gene encoding decorin-like — protein MAKIKNIILLIMATTTLLNNSSAFLLVDNCPAPSPCTCSGSSSSYSYVYCQSKSLKDIPFIKQSNNHVDTLYLYFYSNALTVVYDNVFRNISSINASNIILQLNSNKINTIENNAFNGIENVTSNLRLNSNNLTTIPSAIGKLVNLEYLYIYSNPLHSIDSSVMSNIGRSLIHLNHLTSLNFRYDTHLKENRSSIFEPCTGKLSTVTNLYLDGNNLHVFPDVFTLFPSLTTLSLSSNKLEYIESSKLPSIARVTTIYLNNNLFERIPPALNRLKSLNILYIYNNNIKTIELADLSQLSMLTYLHLNNNPIVYISPTAFKHNLNLGTLYLQNTNLDHVPVAATYLTKLRNLYLSGRPIDCSCDMSYLKHWNATAVTNFNTKCASSTETIKTFVTNSLQSCP, from the exons ATGGCAAAAATAAAGAACATAATT TTACTGATAATGGCAACTACGACCCTTCTGAACAATTCTTCGGCGTTCTTACTTGTTGACAACTGTCCAGCTCCATCGCCCTGCACGTGCTCGGGTAGTTCCAGCAGTTACAGCTACGTCTACTGTCAAAGCAAAAGTTTGAAAGACATTCCATTCATCAAGCAATCTAACAACCATGTTGATACTCTATATTTGTACTTTTACTCTAACGCTTTAACAGTGGTTTATGATAATGTCTTTAGAAATATCAGCTCTATCAATGCTTCGAACATAATTTTGCAACTGAACagcaataaaataaatacaattgaaaataatgcatttaatgGCATTGAGAATGTTACAAGCAATCTTCGACTGAATAGTAATAATCTAACCACTATACCTTCAGCCATCGGTAAACTTGTGAATCTtgaatatctatatatttatagCAACCCTTTACATTCCATTGATTCGTCAGTGATGTCAAATATTGGTAGAAGCTTGATT CATCTCAATCATCTAACAAGTCTGAATTTTCGATATGATACACATCTAAAGGAAAACAGGTCTTCTATTTTTGAACCATGCACTGGAAAACTTTCAACCGTAACTAATCTTTATTTAGATGGTAATAATCTGCATGTGTTTCCTGATGTCTTTACATTATTTCCATCATTGACAACTCTGTCCCTAAGTAGTAATAAGCTTGAATACATCGAATCTTCAAAGCTTCCATCTATCGCTAGAGTAACTACAATATATCTCAACAACAATTTATTCGAGAGAATCCCGCCTGCTTTAAACAGATTGAAATCCTTGAATATTCTGTacatttataacaataatatcaaaacaaTCGAGTTAGCCGACCTGTCGCAATTATCTATGCTTACCTATTTACACCTAAACAATAATCCAATTGTGTATATATCACCAACTGCCTTTAAACATAACTTGAACTTAGGTACGCTCTATTTACAAAATACCAATCTTGACCACGTTCCTGTAGCAGCTACATACTTAACAAAACTGAGAAACCTGTACCTTAGTGGAAGGCCAATTGATTGTTCGTGTGATATGTCCTATCTGAAACACTGGAATGCTACTGCTGTCACTAACTTTAACACAAAGTGTGCTTCCTCCACTGAAACCATTAAAACATTTGTGACGAATTCTCTACAGTCTTGTCCGTAG